A section of the Petrimonas sulfuriphila genome encodes:
- the mrdA gene encoding penicillin-binding protein 2: MVNNNKSYEKRKYIIASVVVVTLLVYIAQLFNLQILSPEYRNFADSNAFFRKTLYPARGAIYDRNGELVVFNQPTYDVMMVVREMKQFDTLDFCNTLNIDKAAFLQLEAEMKDRRKNPGYSSYTPQLFMSQLDVEEYGLLQEKLYKFPGIYIQNRTERQYKYPNMGLILGYVGIVDKNKMDADPYYTRTDYVGKSGIELSHEEDLRGEKGVEVLLRDAHGRVQGKYRDGEFDKSPVSGRDLTLAIDINLQAYGEYLMQNKIGSIIMIEPKTGEILCMVAAPSYDPSILTGKNFSQNYLQLEQDPYKPLINRAVSGLYPPGSTFKPSQGLIFLEEGIITPDTRYSCFGGYPPLGGRPACHGHASPLSLQPALATSCNSFFCYGLNAMLNNRTKYSSTIEAFEVWKEHMVDLGFGYKTDVDLPSEKRGFIPNSKYYSNAFKNDRWVAHNIISIAIGQGEILATPLQLANYTALIANRGYYHKPHVVKARKGAPLDTLFSKRRESNIRREHFELTVAGMADAVTHGTCRRANMEPFLTVCGKTGTAENPHGEDHSLFIGFAPKDDPKVAIAVIVENGGFGATNAVPIGRLMMQKYLMGEIMPQDQVLEKTIASRVILPFAYRRNASAQRIDTTATQVRNVQRN; the protein is encoded by the coding sequence AGTCCGGAATATAGAAACTTTGCCGACAGCAACGCTTTTTTCAGAAAAACACTTTATCCGGCACGTGGAGCCATTTATGACAGAAACGGCGAATTGGTCGTTTTCAATCAGCCCACATACGATGTCATGATGGTTGTCCGTGAAATGAAGCAATTTGACACGCTCGATTTTTGTAACACGCTAAACATCGACAAAGCAGCTTTTCTACAGCTGGAAGCCGAAATGAAAGACCGGCGAAAAAATCCAGGCTATTCCTCCTATACACCGCAGCTTTTCATGTCGCAACTCGATGTGGAAGAATACGGCTTGTTGCAGGAAAAGTTGTACAAGTTCCCTGGAATTTATATTCAAAACCGGACCGAGCGTCAATACAAATATCCTAATATGGGGTTGATATTGGGGTACGTGGGCATAGTAGACAAAAATAAGATGGATGCTGATCCGTATTATACCCGTACTGATTATGTGGGAAAGTCTGGGATCGAACTTTCTCACGAAGAAGACTTGCGGGGTGAAAAAGGAGTGGAAGTCCTTTTGCGCGACGCACACGGTCGCGTACAGGGAAAATACCGTGATGGAGAATTTGACAAATCGCCCGTTTCAGGTCGTGATTTAACGCTGGCCATTGACATTAATTTGCAAGCGTACGGGGAGTACCTGATGCAGAACAAAATCGGGTCCATCATTATGATTGAACCCAAAACAGGCGAAATCCTTTGTATGGTGGCTGCACCTTCTTATGATCCGTCGATCCTGACCGGAAAAAACTTCAGCCAGAATTACCTTCAACTCGAACAGGATCCTTACAAGCCGTTGATCAACCGGGCTGTTTCGGGATTGTATCCACCCGGATCCACTTTTAAGCCCTCACAAGGATTGATTTTTCTGGAAGAAGGAATCATTACTCCTGATACCCGGTACAGCTGTTTCGGAGGCTATCCGCCATTGGGAGGGCGTCCTGCCTGCCACGGACACGCTTCACCGCTCAGCCTACAGCCGGCGCTGGCCACTTCGTGCAACTCGTTTTTCTGTTATGGACTTAACGCCATGCTTAATAACCGTACCAAATACAGTAGTACTATTGAGGCTTTTGAGGTTTGGAAAGAGCACATGGTTGATCTGGGATTCGGCTATAAAACAGATGTAGATTTACCTTCTGAAAAAAGAGGCTTTATCCCGAACAGCAAATATTATTCAAATGCATTTAAGAACGATAGATGGGTGGCTCATAACATCATTTCTATTGCTATTGGACAAGGAGAAATATTGGCCACTCCCCTGCAGCTTGCTAATTATACGGCGCTAATCGCCAACAGGGGTTATTATCATAAACCGCATGTGGTGAAAGCCAGAAAAGGTGCTCCGTTAGATACGCTCTTCAGTAAACGAAGAGAGTCGAACATCCGCCGCGAGCATTTTGAACTGACGGTTGCGGGAATGGCCGATGCCGTAACACACGGAACCTGCCGGAGGGCAAATATGGAACCGTTCTTAACGGTTTGCGGCAAGACGGGAACGGCCGAAAACCCGCACGGGGAAGATCACTCCCTGTTCATCGGGTTTGCTCCGAAGGACGACCCGAAAGTGGCCATTGCCGTGATTGTGGAAAACGGAGGCTTTGGAGCCACGAACGCCGTTCCTATTGGAAGATTAATGATGCAGAAGTACTTGATGGGAGAAATTATGCCGCAGGACCAGGTGTTGGAAAAAACTATTGCCAGCCGGGTGATTTTACCGTTTGCGTACAGAAGAAATGCTTCTGCCCAACGCATCGATACCACAGCAACTCAAGTTAGAAATGTACAGAGGAACTAG
- a CDS encoding rod shape-determining protein RodA, translating into MYRGTREIQEKGRVDRFTALMYLLFIVLGWLNIYAASFDLENAVSMFDLSGRAGMQLVWMGTSLLLAFALLKIDTSFYETYAFVAYIAGIALLIITLVVAPEIKGSRSWLVIGPVRLQPAEFMKFIIALTLAKIFNVYNFRLMERKNLIIVFSLIFLPLVLVILQSETGTALVYLSLIFVLYREGLPGGILFMGVAAILYFVLAIRFSDVQLGMLSVGEFIAVILIIVFAAAMVWNYVKRRETAFIIIGLGLIVLAAGWIMHFFNLPVNPGLLALVALGLVAVYLAYLSLRFWKKVYLYILLFVVGSFAFVESSEYVFNDVLQPHQQMRIKVTLGMEQDLRGSGYHVGQSKIAIGSGGMSGKGFLNGTQTKLKYVPEQDTDFIFCTIGEEWGFIGSTIILLLFAVFILRLISLAERQTTIFGRVYGYGVVSIFLFHLLVNIGMVIGIMPVIGIPLPFFSYGGSSLWGFTILLFIFLRIDKGRKRA; encoded by the coding sequence ATGTACAGAGGAACTAGGGAAATACAGGAAAAGGGAAGGGTAGACCGCTTTACTGCGCTTATGTACCTACTCTTTATAGTGCTGGGTTGGTTGAACATTTATGCGGCCAGCTTCGACCTGGAGAATGCGGTGAGCATGTTCGACCTTTCCGGCCGGGCCGGGATGCAACTTGTTTGGATGGGTACCTCGTTGCTGCTTGCGTTTGCCCTTCTCAAAATCGATACTTCATTTTACGAAACGTATGCCTTTGTAGCTTATATCGCCGGAATCGCATTGTTGATCATTACCCTTGTTGTCGCGCCCGAAATCAAAGGTTCACGTTCGTGGTTGGTGATAGGTCCGGTACGGTTGCAGCCTGCCGAATTTATGAAGTTTATCATAGCACTTACGCTGGCAAAGATTTTCAACGTGTACAATTTCCGCCTGATGGAAAGGAAAAACCTGATCATCGTATTCTCCTTAATTTTCCTTCCGTTGGTGCTGGTGATCCTGCAAAGTGAAACAGGTACCGCACTGGTTTACCTGAGCCTTATTTTTGTGTTGTACCGTGAGGGGCTACCTGGTGGAATTCTTTTCATGGGTGTGGCGGCAATTTTATATTTTGTACTGGCTATCCGTTTTTCGGACGTTCAACTGGGAATGTTGTCCGTCGGCGAGTTCATCGCAGTTATACTGATTATTGTTTTTGCTGCCGCCATGGTCTGGAACTACGTAAAACGCCGAGAAACGGCTTTCATCATCATCGGACTAGGATTGATTGTCCTGGCAGCCGGATGGATTATGCATTTTTTTAATCTTCCTGTCAATCCCGGTTTATTGGCGCTTGTGGCATTAGGATTGGTCGCGGTTTACCTGGCTTACTTGTCGCTTCGGTTTTGGAAAAAGGTTTATTTGTATATCTTGTTGTTTGTTGTGGGTTCGTTCGCGTTTGTTGAATCGAGTGAGTATGTTTTTAACGATGTCCTGCAACCGCACCAGCAAATGCGCATCAAGGTAACGCTGGGAATGGAGCAGGATTTGCGTGGATCGGGTTATCACGTGGGGCAATCGAAAATAGCCATTGGATCGGGCGGGATGTCTGGAAAGGGTTTCTTAAACGGTACACAAACCAAACTGAAATATGTCCCCGAGCAAGACACCGATTTTATTTTCTGCACGATAGGCGAAGAGTGGGGCTTTATCGGTTCAACCATTATTCTCCTGCTTTTTGCCGTGTTCATACTGAGGCTTATTTCTTTGGCGGAACGACAGACCACAATCTTTGGCCGCGTGTATGGCTATGGTGTTGTAAGTATATTTCTGTTCCATTTGCTGGTAAACATCGGAATGGTGATTGGCATTATGCCCGTAATTGGGATCCCGTTGCCATTCTTTAGTTACGGCGGTTCGTCGTTGTGGGGATTTACCATCTTGTTGTTTATTTTTCTGCGGATAGACAAAGGACGGAAAAGAGCATAA
- a CDS encoding SDR family oxidoreductase yields MNHTALITGASRGLGAEFARLFASKGTNLILVARSEKELNDLKDELENTFNISVRIIAKDLTKPENVRFVYDEIKDTGIEVDYLVNNAGFGDFGHFSDTEWERHEQMIDLNMKTLSYFCYLFVQDWIPRKSGKILNIASTAAFQPGPGMSVYFASKAYVASFSQAIAYEFQKYGITVTALCPGPVRTNFGIAARMQHPNGFLKDMKTPLPGEVVAFGYRAMMKGKTLVIQGGLNKFVANLVRFIPRKWLITLSAKVISW; encoded by the coding sequence ATGAACCATACTGCATTAATTACGGGTGCGTCGAGGGGGCTTGGTGCTGAGTTTGCCCGGCTGTTCGCTTCAAAGGGCACAAACCTGATTCTCGTTGCCCGAAGCGAAAAAGAATTGAATGATTTGAAAGATGAATTGGAAAATACATTTAACATATCGGTACGGATAATTGCAAAAGACCTGACAAAGCCGGAAAACGTACGATTTGTATACGATGAAATAAAGGACACTGGAATCGAGGTAGATTACTTGGTGAACAACGCAGGGTTTGGCGATTTTGGCCATTTCTCCGATACGGAATGGGAGAGGCATGAGCAGATGATCGATTTGAATATGAAAACATTATCTTATTTTTGTTATCTTTTTGTTCAGGATTGGATCCCGCGTAAATCGGGAAAGATATTGAATATAGCATCCACAGCTGCCTTTCAACCGGGCCCGGGGATGTCGGTTTATTTTGCGTCCAAAGCATACGTGGCAAGCTTCTCACAAGCCATTGCTTACGAATTCCAAAAATACGGCATTACCGTCACTGCACTGTGCCCTGGACCCGTCAGAACCAATTTTGGGATAGCTGCCCGGATGCAGCACCCAAACGGATTTCTGAAAGACATGAAAACGCCTTTGCCGGGGGAAGTGGTAGCGTTTGGTTATCGTGCCATGATGAAAGGAAAAACACTGGTTATTCAAGGAGGATTGAATAAATTCGTAGCCAACCTGGTCAGGTTTATTCCGCGCAAATGGCTGATAACCCTTTCCGCAAAAGTGATTTCCTGGTAA
- a CDS encoding tRNA threonylcarbamoyladenosine dehydratase, translating to MINEKEIFQRTELLMGSRYLDLAERKRVIIFGVGGVGSWCAEMLIRSGITHLTLVDSDKVAVTNINRQLMATVKTIGQVKVEVLKERLLEINPNAEIVSMQVVYSPETAGSFKLESYDFIIDAIDSLSNKVHLIRLASQMPGVFFSSMGAALKIDPSYIRVDEFWKVKGCPLAAALRTRIKKLGGLEKKFLCVYSNEARENKGEKSFLEESNAPVSQWDTKKARINGTMSYLPAIFGMTLASLVVKDIDIHSGGES from the coding sequence ATGATAAACGAAAAAGAGATATTTCAGCGAACTGAGCTCCTTATGGGAAGCCGTTATTTGGATCTCGCAGAGCGAAAGAGGGTTATTATATTTGGTGTGGGAGGAGTCGGGAGCTGGTGCGCAGAAATGCTGATAAGAAGCGGGATTACCCATCTTACGCTGGTGGATTCAGACAAGGTTGCCGTAACCAATATCAACCGGCAGCTGATGGCTACGGTGAAAACTATCGGACAAGTGAAGGTGGAGGTGTTAAAGGAACGACTGCTCGAAATAAATCCCAATGCCGAAATTGTTTCTATGCAAGTAGTGTATAGTCCGGAGACCGCCGGTTCCTTTAAGCTCGAATCGTATGATTTCATTATTGATGCTATCGACAGCCTTTCCAATAAAGTTCATCTTATACGTTTAGCCTCGCAAATGCCTGGAGTTTTCTTTTCATCGATGGGTGCGGCGTTGAAGATTGACCCTTCCTACATCAGGGTAGATGAGTTTTGGAAAGTGAAAGGTTGTCCCCTGGCTGCCGCACTCCGGACAAGAATAAAGAAACTTGGCGGGCTGGAAAAAAAATTCCTTTGTGTCTACAGCAATGAAGCGCGTGAAAACAAAGGAGAAAAATCGTTTCTAGAGGAGAGTAATGCTCCTGTTTCTCAATGGGATACAAAAAAAGCACGAATTAACGGTACAATGTCTTACCTGCCGGCAATTTTCGGAATGACACTGGCTTCACTTGTGGTAAAGGATATAGACATTCATTCGGGAGGTGAATCCTGA
- the mtgA gene encoding monofunctional biosynthetic peptidoglycan transglycosylase — protein sequence MKKIPRIFGKIVLFFFLWSVVSVIGYRFVPVYFTPLMGIRMTEQIAEGRKPEVKHKWVSYTRISNNMKRAVVASEDQRFFNHNGFDKVEIKKALKENKTRKRPRGASTISQQTAKNVFLWPRSSWLRKGLEAYFTVLIEFFWTKERILTVYLNCMEVGDGIYGVEAVAHEHFNTTAEKLSASQSALVAATLPNPLKFSSKKPSSYIRQRQSHILRQMRTVQLPPASEKE from the coding sequence ATGAAAAAAATACCTCGTATCTTCGGTAAAATAGTGCTTTTTTTCTTTCTCTGGAGCGTAGTATCCGTGATAGGGTACAGGTTTGTCCCTGTCTATTTTACTCCACTGATGGGAATAAGAATGACGGAACAGATCGCAGAGGGGAGAAAGCCTGAGGTTAAGCACAAATGGGTTTCGTACACACGTATTTCGAATAATATGAAACGCGCTGTTGTCGCCTCGGAAGACCAGCGTTTCTTTAATCACAACGGCTTCGACAAGGTGGAAATTAAAAAAGCCCTCAAAGAGAATAAAACCCGTAAACGTCCCCGGGGAGCAAGCACCATCAGTCAGCAAACGGCTAAAAACGTGTTTCTCTGGCCCCGGTCGTCGTGGCTGAGAAAAGGATTGGAAGCCTATTTCACAGTTTTAATTGAATTTTTCTGGACAAAGGAACGTATTTTGACGGTCTACCTGAACTGTATGGAGGTGGGTGACGGGATTTATGGCGTGGAAGCGGTTGCCCATGAACATTTCAATACTACGGCGGAGAAACTTTCGGCTTCACAGTCGGCATTGGTGGCCGCAACATTGCCTAATCCGCTGAAATTTAGCTCAAAAAAACCGTCTTCATATATCAGGCAACGGCAATCGCATATCCTCCGGCAAATGCGTACAGTACAACTTCCTCCGGCTTCGGAAAAGGAGTGA
- a CDS encoding nitrous oxide-stimulated promoter family protein — protein MNEGEKKVVNKMMAIYCRANHKHVTGLCEECTVLKNYAMKRLENCPFGEKKPTCGSCTVHCYKNDMRLKIKEVMRFSGPRMLFWHPIDAVRHFYKEYRRDRFSSVAEKSFRK, from the coding sequence ATGAACGAAGGTGAAAAAAAAGTGGTGAACAAGATGATGGCCATCTATTGTAGGGCGAATCATAAACATGTGACGGGACTGTGTGAAGAATGTACCGTACTGAAAAATTATGCAATGAAACGGCTTGAAAATTGCCCTTTCGGTGAAAAAAAACCTACCTGCGGATCCTGCACTGTTCATTGCTATAAAAACGATATGCGATTGAAAATAAAAGAAGTAATGCGATTTTCAGGCCCCAGAATGCTGTTTTGGCATCCCATAGATGCTGTCCGGCATTTCTACAAAGAATACAGGCGGGATCGCTTCTCTTCGGTTGCTGAAAAATCTTTCCGGAAATAA